The Vicia villosa cultivar HV-30 ecotype Madison, WI linkage group LG1, Vvil1.0, whole genome shotgun sequence genome includes a region encoding these proteins:
- the LOC131598189 gene encoding uncharacterized protein LOC131598189, translated as MVHPNNISGELVPLDGVFPNVEGVVVKEVDVGGDFNNNQEFDDCESMLTWIRGSATNLGFDVVIGISDNGSERRNAFITMLCERTRKYHPPLRKFKRDDMGSRKCECPFKIRCYMLARKKWRFSVICGLHNHDSCSKLQGHPSVCQLKPNEKTCISDMSLNLVQPKNILSTLKRKEPDNVSNIRQVYNIWYRKNKEIRGDRSEMQQLLKLLDDNKYVSRYRTCDNGVTIRDIFLAYLDSIKLLNMFLTLLILDSTYKTNKYIISLFEMVSVTSTKKTYGVGSDFLECEKRIILQAH; from the coding sequence atggtgcaccccaaTAATATCTCAGGAGAATTAGTTCCTTTAGACGGTGTTTTCCCAAATGTTGAAGGGGTAGTCGTAAAGGAGGTAGATGTCGGTGGTGACTTTAATAACAATCAAGAGTTTGATGATTGTGAAAGCATGCTCACATGGATTCGCGGGAGTGCAACTAACCTTGGTTTTGATGTGGTAATAGGAATATCGGATAATGGCTCTGAAAGAAGAAATGCTTTCATAACAATGTTGTGCGAAAGAACCAGGAAATACCATCCTCCTCTAAGgaagtttaaaagagacgacatGGGTAGTAGAAAATgtgagtgtccatttaaaattcGTTGTTATATGTTGGCTAGAAAGAAGTGGAgatttagtgttatttgtggtttgcataaccatgattcGTGCTCAAAGTTACAAGGACATCCTAGTGTATGTCAGCTCAAACCGAATGAGAAGACATGTATTAGTGACATGTCCTTGAATCTAGTCCAACCAAAAAATATACTTTCCACATTGAAACGGAAGGAACCCGACAAcgtatcaaatataaggcaagtgtataacatCTGGTACCGCAAAAATAAGGAGATTAGGGGAGATAgaagtgagatgcaacaactgttgaaattgttggatgataacaaatacgTGTCACGGTACAGAACTTGCGACAATGGAGTTACGATTCGAGATATTTTTTTGGCTTATCTGGATTCGATAAAgttgttaaatatgtttttgacatTGCTCAttctcgattctacctacaagaccaacaagtatataATTTCGTTATTTGAGATGGTCAGTGTTACATCTACTAAGAAGACATACGGTGTTGGTTCTGATTTTTTGGAGTGCGAAAAGAGGATAATTTTACAAGCTCATTAG